AACTAGTGAGTGCGAGAGCATCAAGCACTCTAAACAATGAACACTAGCAGCCAACCCACGGTCAGTCATCTCTCTAATTAAAGAGGGGAAGAAAATTCTAATTCTAATTCTAATTCTGCGAATTTTAGAGGGATTCGGTAGGTTCATGGCACCTTCACACGTTCACACAGAAAGAAGCTATGTGATGCTTCTAACATGTTGTCCAATAGGTGTATATATTATTTATAATCTAGTTTAGGGGCATCAGATACTCCTACGAACCTTATGTGTACGCATGGCAGCTTCGTCTGTTTCCAATTTTCCATACGACACACTTGCAGTCTCTCAGCCTATGGTCATCGTGGACACGAGCTCACACTGACACTGACTGACAGAGTCAATGGCGACGGGCGTGCTTGATAGGCGCGCCCCAACTAACACGACGTCGGTCCTCGATGACTGACTGGGTATATATGCCATGGGTCACCCCTTCCGCCAATCCAGTCAGGTTCGTCGTCCGGTCGCCGCCACCTAGTTGCTGCCAGTCCAGGCTGGGAAATCGTATCGTCAGGGAGAGCAGCATGAAggggcggctgctgctgctgctgtgggcgTGGGCGGCCGCCACATGGGTGTCCGTCAGCGCCGTGACTCGCCTCGGCAGAGGCGTCGCCGGAGAGCAGCCGCTGTCCAGGATCGCCGTCGAGAGGGTGGTCCTCGCCGTCAACGACGCGGCGTACGTCAAGGCGTCCCCTCTGGTTCTCGGGCACAAGGTAAAGCTCGGCTCCAGTTCGCTTCTCTCTCACCACCGCTCTTGCGGTCTTGCTGGAAAGTCGATTTGTGGTTCACTGCAGGGCGAGAACAGTGAGTGGGCGGACGTGGAGTTCTTCCACCCGAACCCGTCCGACGACGACTGGATCGGCGTCTTCTCTCCCGCAAATTTCAGGTACCGGCCATGGCCGAACTGAGTGGCACAACCCAATTACCCAACCCAATCAGTTGGGGGATCACGATGCTAGATTTGCAAAACCATATGATTTGATGTTCTTGTTTGGGCGCTTGTCAGTGATGCGATCTGTGAGGCTGAGAATACGGGTACCCCAGTGCTGTGCACTGCACCTATCAAGGTCGGCATGTAGTGCCCTTGACTTTGTGTACAATAGCACGCCGAGTTTCAGAGCCTCTGAATgtcctttttctctctctctctccccgtatCTTCATTGCAGTACCAGTTTGCAAACTTCGAAAACGATGGCTATAACAAGACTGGAAAGGGCTACCTCAAGCTTCAGTTGATCAACCAGAGGGAAGATTTCTCATTCGCGCTTTTCTCAGGTGGTCTCTCAAAGGTAATTCTGAAAGAAAAAAAAGACAGTACCTTTTAGACTCGTCTGCTTTTCCCATCTGATGAACAAAAAACAAAACACTCCTGTACCAGCCCAAGCTGATTTCTGTCTCCAACAAGGTAGCCTTTGCTAATCCAAAGGCACCAGTGTACCCGCGTTTGGCGCAAGGGAAGTCTTGGAATGAAGTAAGCCTTCTTGCCATTCGACAAAAAGATCGTAGGAGTAGTATTCTGCTCTGAACTCAACTTTGTATCAGAACGGGAGAAGATCGCATTGTGGAGATAACTTAACTGTAGACGACCAGTAGTCACCAATCTAAGAATGGCGACTATATTATTATTGTTTTTTTTTCGTAGATGACAGTCACCTGGACAAGCGGCTACGATATTACAGAAGCAGTTCCTTTTGTTGAGTGGGGTGAGAAAGGAGGTCGACGACTTCTTGCTCCAGCTGGAACATTAACATTTGACCGAAATAGCATGTGTGGTAAGAAGCTACTATACTGCCGAACTCTGTGGGGatgaacaagaaaaaaaaaaagaGGCCTTTGAGAAGTTCACTGCTTACATTACATGTGATGTGTCACCAATCTTTTCATCCTAATCTGCAAACTCAGGCTCACCGGCACGAACTGTTGGTTGGCGCCATCCTGGTTACATCCATACTAGCTTCCTGAAGGATCTGTGGCCAGACTCGCCGTATGGGTTCTGTCTTGCATACATATCATCTATTCAGAAGTTTCCATGTTTTAACATGTTCCGGAACCGTGACAGATTCAGAGACCATAAGCGACATGGCCATTGCGAAATTTCAGGTATACTTACAGGCTTGGCCATAGGCTGATGAATGGGACCCGCGTCTGGAGCAAGTCATACAGCTTCAAAGCGTCGCCTTACCCTGGGCAAGATTCTTTGCAGCGAGTTGTCGTATTTGGGGACATGGGAAAGGTACCTACCTACCTACATCGTTTCTGAAAATGTCTACCTAGTTTCAGTGAGATAAAAACAAACTGgtattttttttttcttcttccatTCGCAATTGTACTGAACCTTCTGATGAGCTAGCTCTTCACAGGCAGAGGCTGATGGTTCGAACGAGTTCAGCGACTTCCAGCCCGGTTCGTTGAATACTACTTACCAGATCATCAGGGACCTCGAAGACATCGACATGGTGGTCCACATTGGGGACATCTGCTACGCGGATGGCTACTTGTCTCAGTGGGATCAGTTCACTGCACAGATCGAACCGATTGCTTCAAGGGTGCCATACATGATTGGCCTGTACAGTACTCCCTTGTGTTCCTCCCATGTTCATGCACACCGCCGTTTACGATAACGagatccttctttcttcctttTTTTTTGCAGCGGTAACCATGAGAGGGATTGGCCTGGCACTGGTTCATTCTACGGGAACCTTGACTCCGGTGGAGAGTGCGGCGTCCCTGCCCAAACTGTGTTCTACACTCCAGCTGAGAACCGTGCAAAATTCTGGTATCCGCAATAGTGTCTCAGTCAGTATAGCGCCTTAATTTGGTTCTGCTCACACTGACTCAACATTAACACAATCCCTTCGTCATCAGGTACGCGACGGACTACGGCATGTTCAGGTTCTGCATCGCAAACACGGAAGAGGACTGGAGGCCGGGGACCGAGCAGTACAAGTTCATCGAGCAATGCCTGTCGTCGGTCGACAGGCAGAAGCAGCCGTGGCTCATCTTCCTCGCGCACCGCGTTCTCGGCTACTCCTCCTGCACCTACTACGAATCGGAGGGCACGTTCGAGGAGCCCATGGGGCGGGAAGCGCTGCAGGAGCTCTGGCAGAAGTACAAGGTGGACATCGCCTTCTATGGCCACGTCCACAGCTACGAAAGGACATGCCCGGTCTAccaggtgtgtgtgtgtgtatgcgCGCGCGCGCCTTCCGTTTTCCATTTACAAACATATGACTAGGATCTTCCAATTTTCGCAGTCTCAGTGCGTCGTCGATGGATCCGACCACTACAGCGGCCCGTTCCAGGCGACGACGCACGTCGTTGTCGGCGGCGCAGGAGCCAGCATTCTCGATTCTGAGTTCACCACCTCGAAGATCCAGTGGAGCCACTTCACCGACTTCGACCACGGGTTCGTCAAGCTCACGGCCCTCAACCATTCCTCCCTGCTGTTCGAGTACAAGAAGAGCCGCGACGGCAACGTGTATGACCATTTCACAATCTCACGCGACTACCGGGACATCCTCGCTTGCTCCATCGACAACTGCCCCCGGAGCACACTGGCTTCCTGAAGTCCCACAGTAGTTGCAGACCAGAAATTTTAGTTCGTAGCTTTTCTGTACTGCACCGACCAATAAATGAGgccttttcttttttaataatatataattatatGCATGCACTATTTTCTTGTACCTATAGTCATAAATGTTAGAAGCCAATTTCGATAGCAATTTAATCTAGGAAAAAATTAAGCATGGGAGATCAAGAGATAGAAAACTTATCGTCATCATATGCATAACTCTAGAAGTTATGATGGAAAACTTTCGATAACTTCCCCTACAACACTAAGGACGTGTTTGACATGACTCTGCTTCATCTTAGAGTAGCTTTACTACAAAATTCTAGAGGGCTAGAATTTAGAACCAGTAGCAGTGACAGATAAATAACTTAAAACTTTATATCTAGGTTCTTTTTAGAGATTTCAAAGCAGCAATATCCAAAAATTTATACCACGTCTCTAGAAACTCTAAGGACTAGTTTGGGATCCACAATACCGGAGGGGATTGGAGAGGCTAAAATCCCTctcttattcaaaattgaatttgAGGGGGATTCTAGCCCCCTATTTCCATGTGGTTTTTGgaatcccaaactagccctaaggagTTTTTAACTCTGGAGTTATGGTGTCTAACATGCTCGGGTCAGCTCCTTTTTAGAGTTTTGGTATAGAGTCATGCCAAATATACACGCTAACTCCCCGACTTCCAAACTCCTCCCTGAAACTCCTCGCATCCTGTGACTCTCTGACTTCTTGAGTTTATGAGCGGCAAAACACCATCATGTCATCCCTCGAAACGTCCTCGCACCACACGTACAGGtaggggtggaaacgagccgagccgagttcggctcggctcgctgcggCTCACTCATGTATTGAGGGCTCGCCCATCTCGCGAGTTCGAAaaagcggctcggctcggctcgctcctgGCTCGCCGAGCCTAGACATAAACGTAAATATGCTCtataaattataatataaaatcttaaaaaatattttaaataacatattttaaattagtaaaatagatatatcactaatataatatataaaatagattatttttgtatagtaatctcaaataacataaattaattgtctactcggtactaatattatatgctaattaaGATTTTATGTAACGAATTGTTTTGGgtcgagccacgagccagctcacgagctgcaccgagccgagccgagctggctcgctcttttcacgagccagaaaaataggctcggctcgggctcgttctGAGCGTCGAGCCGGTCCGAGCCGAACCGGGTTGCTGTGAGCCGAGCTAGctcgtcgagctcgagctttttttccagccctacgTACAGGGAGTCTATCTCCAACGGTTCTCCCTACATCTCCCCTTGCCTCCCTATACTTTATTTAGGTCATTTTTAACTCTAATTAAGGACCCCTTTGGCAGGGCTCTGGCTTCTCCAAAAACGGCTTTGGCTCTGGCTCACGATGTGAAACCACTTCTTTAGATGAGCCAAAGCTATTCTAAAAAATCATTTGACAAAACGGCTTataggttgtttttcagaaagaccCTTGTATATGTATATCTCTTCTGTACGTGGCTAGGGATTGAGGGCAGGACCAAAAAATAATAATTTGGACTGGTGGGAGGGCTATTGTGCAAAAATGACGTGAGCTGAAGCCGGGTGAGCCACTTTTTTTGGCTCATGCCCTCTAGTTCATTTTGGAAAAGCACTTCACtggtgaagccatttaaaaaagaGGTGTTTGACACAACTTTTGCATGAGCCAGAGCGGAAGCTGAAAAATAAGCCCTACCAAAGGGGCCCTAAGTATTATGAGATGATAAAAATATGTATTACGGTACTTGCGTACTGCAAATTTTGTATAATTCTTTAAAatttcaaaaatgataaataTATATTAATTAACTGAGTTATATTGTATATTGGGAGTTGTATAGGGAGAATGGTGGGAGACAAAGTAAATGTTGGGGATGAATCTTTAGAAAGAGGTAGTAAAATATATTAGAAAGTATATATAAAGAAAAATCATATATGACGAATGGTTGGAAGGAAAGTGACTTGTTAAACCGTTGAAGTATAAACTTTTTTGGGTCTCTAAATGCTTTAAATATAGTCCTATTTCAAATTTTAGAACACTATTTTAAAAtttattgttggagatgctctaaccaCACCCGCCTCAAAATAAACAGAAGATCCACTTATTTCTCGTCCTCTTTTCTCTCTTTGGCTAACCGTAACATGCAATGCACAATCTCGTTCCCTTCCAATTCTGGTTCCACCTCCCTCTCCGAATCAGGTAAGATCCTATCTGGTGACTAATTTTGATCCCTGATAATCATTAGGTATTTGCACATAACGGATTGAATTCGTTGTAATGTATATGAAATAAACTATTTTGTTCCAAATCAACTTTCGTTTCGTTTAAGAAACATGCAAAAAGATTATTAGATCAGAAACAAAATCGTTGCAATATATAATATCTGCATGAAATTTATTTCGTTCTTGTCCCATATCAACCTATTGATGCACTTGCCGGTTCATTTTAATTCTAAGTTATTGATGAATCAAgagattacaaaattttaggtggCGAAATTACATGGATACGAATGTTTGGCCTTTTGTACTTTGGAACCAACACAAATGACTGCTTGATTTTGTCTATGTGATTTCCTGTTATTTAGACCCCGTTTGGTTAGTCCCTCTGTTTGTCatatttagtccctaaattactaAAGGGGTGACTAAAACAGAGTCTAAGctgttttagtctctagtcccttAAGGGGTGACTATAAGGGACTAAATCGTTCCACTTTTTGTCCCTCCTTTGTTTCAGTTGCGCTAATGGCGGAAGAATGCTAAGGGATATTTTAGTcctcttatgattcatttaatgtATTTTAAAT
This portion of the Zea mays cultivar B73 chromosome 2, Zm-B73-REFERENCE-NAM-5.0, whole genome shotgun sequence genome encodes:
- the LOC100217141 gene encoding Probable inactive purple acid phosphatase 27; translated protein: MTDWVYMPWVTPSANPVRFVVRSPPPSCCQSRLGNRIVRESSMKGRLLLLLWAWAAATWVSVSAVTRLGRGVAGEQPLSRIAVERVVLAVNDAAYVKASPLVLGHKGENSEWADVEFFHPNPSDDDWIGVFSPANFSDAICEAENTGTPVLCTAPIKYQFANFENDGYNKTGKGYLKLQLINQREDFSFALFSGGLSKPKLISVSNKVAFANPKAPVYPRLAQGKSWNEMTVTWTSGYDITEAVPFVEWGEKGGRRLLAPAGTLTFDRNSMCGSPARTVGWRHPGYIHTSFLKDLWPDSPYTYRLGHRLMNGTRVWSKSYSFKASPYPGQDSLQRVVVFGDMGKAEADGSNEFSDFQPGSLNTTYQIIRDLEDIDMVVHIGDICYADGYLSQWDQFTAQIEPIASRVPYMIGLGNHERDWPGTGSFYGNLDSGGECGVPAQTVFYTPAENRAKFWYATDYGMFRFCIANTEEDWRPGTEQYKFIEQCLSSVDRQKQPWLIFLAHRVLGYSSCTYYESEGTFEEPMGREALQELWQKYKVDIAFYGHVHSYERTCPVYQSQCVVDGSDHYSGPFQATTHVVVGGAGASILDSEFTTSKIQWSHFTDFDHGFVKLTALNHSSLLFEYKKSRDGNVYDHFTISRDYRDILACSIDNCPRSTLAS